The following are from one region of the Mesorhizobium sp. B4-1-4 genome:
- a CDS encoding glycosyltransferase produces MLHERSSDLAIAAKIETPIEQFPAAPATDVDRYARIALVHDWCPNFRGGERVLAQICKQFPNAEVFTLFDFLPAEVKEQYFRDVEFHTSAANRIPMVQKFYRSLFFFCPFLIEQFDVTGYDAVISSSAAFSRGVITRPDQPHLCYVHSPVRYAWDEQFSYLQQGKLGFGPKGILYRYMLHRLRTWDTRTAHGPDLMLANSNYVRSRIKHIYGRDARVVFPPVSLKELPCVEDKDDYYVSASFLAPYKRTDLIIKAFNEMPSRRLIIVGEGQQSASLRSLAGPNVTFSGFLPRKEYVDTIARAKAMVFAGCEDFGIALAEAQACGTPLIAFGRGGAVDIARRLGADSEPTGVLFKAQTVEHLKEAVKRFEEHSRLITPQACAKNAQRFSEENFDRAILESTGAVQALHGIM; encoded by the coding sequence ATGCTCCATGAACGCTCTTCCGACTTGGCTATCGCGGCCAAGATCGAAACGCCCATCGAACAGTTTCCGGCTGCCCCGGCGACCGACGTCGACAGATATGCCAGGATTGCGCTCGTTCACGACTGGTGCCCAAATTTCCGGGGTGGCGAGCGGGTTCTGGCGCAAATCTGCAAGCAGTTTCCCAATGCTGAGGTGTTCACGCTTTTCGATTTCCTCCCGGCCGAGGTGAAGGAGCAGTATTTCCGCGACGTGGAGTTTCATACTTCCGCAGCCAACCGCATCCCGATGGTGCAGAAATTCTATCGGTCCCTCTTCTTCTTTTGCCCCTTCCTGATCGAACAGTTCGACGTGACCGGCTATGACGCGGTGATCTCATCCTCGGCTGCATTTTCCAGGGGGGTGATCACAAGACCTGATCAGCCGCATCTGTGTTACGTACACAGCCCCGTCCGCTATGCCTGGGACGAGCAGTTTTCCTATCTTCAGCAGGGCAAGCTCGGCTTTGGCCCAAAGGGAATACTCTACCGATATATGCTGCACCGTCTGAGGACGTGGGATACCCGAACTGCTCACGGTCCCGACTTGATGCTGGCCAATTCGAACTACGTCCGCTCCCGAATCAAGCACATCTATGGGCGTGACGCGCGCGTCGTTTTCCCCCCGGTCTCTTTAAAGGAACTGCCCTGTGTGGAGGACAAGGACGACTACTACGTATCGGCGTCCTTCCTCGCCCCCTACAAGCGCACCGACCTCATTATCAAGGCCTTCAACGAGATGCCGTCGCGGCGGCTGATCATAGTCGGCGAAGGACAGCAATCGGCCAGTCTTCGATCGCTGGCGGGTCCGAATGTCACATTTTCGGGTTTCCTTCCACGCAAGGAATACGTGGATACGATTGCCCGGGCCAAGGCGATGGTGTTTGCCGGTTGTGAGGACTTCGGCATAGCGCTCGCGGAGGCACAGGCGTGTGGGACGCCGCTGATCGCGTTCGGGCGGGGCGGCGCGGTCGATATCGCGCGGCGCCTGGGGGCAGATTCCGAGCCAACGGGGGTGCTGTTCAAGGCTCAAACCGTTGAGCACCTCAAGGAGGCGGTCAAACGGTTCGAAGAACACAGCCGCCTAATCACGCCCCAAGCCTGCGCCAAGAACGCGCAGCGCTTCTCAGAAGAGAATTTCGACCGGGCTATCCTGGAATCGACCGGGGCCGTCCAGGCACTTCACGGAATCATGTGA
- a CDS encoding glycosyltransferase family 2 protein gives MKLAVIIPTLGRSEQVARLLGYLGGQTRLPDEVILSAPDASHVELPQSCPFPVSNVFGPKGLAAQRNTALAPSLGRFDIITFFDDDFVPSGRYLEQVEKAFVENDGWAVVMGRVVRDGAANAGLTWDDAEAALRESNGQKPDGPSVVDHVGAYGCNMSLRSSLVGDLRFDERLVLYGWQEDIDFTSQMRSRGRVVCVTSILGVHLGIKTGRVSGKRFGYSQVANAVYLIRKGTVPASFALPLMFRNIAANLAKSFWPEPYVDRRGRLRGNALAILHIATGRIEPEYILKI, from the coding sequence ATGAAACTTGCGGTGATTATCCCAACCCTCGGCCGCAGCGAGCAGGTTGCTCGCCTGCTGGGGTATTTGGGCGGCCAGACAAGACTTCCCGACGAGGTCATACTGTCGGCACCCGACGCCAGCCATGTAGAACTTCCGCAAAGTTGTCCTTTTCCAGTGTCGAATGTATTCGGGCCGAAAGGGTTGGCCGCGCAGCGCAACACGGCTCTTGCGCCCTCTCTAGGGCGCTTCGACATCATCACATTCTTCGATGACGATTTCGTTCCATCCGGCCGATACCTGGAGCAGGTCGAAAAGGCTTTTGTTGAAAATGACGGATGGGCGGTTGTGATGGGCAGGGTTGTTAGGGACGGGGCTGCGAATGCCGGTCTCACCTGGGACGATGCAGAAGCTGCGCTAAGAGAATCAAATGGCCAAAAACCAGATGGACCGTCAGTGGTCGATCACGTCGGTGCATACGGATGCAACATGTCGTTGCGTTCTTCGCTGGTTGGCGATTTACGCTTCGACGAACGCCTCGTCCTCTACGGCTGGCAGGAAGACATTGACTTCACCAGTCAAATGCGATCCAGAGGTCGCGTTGTATGCGTGACGTCAATCTTGGGTGTTCATCTCGGGATAAAGACAGGGCGCGTCAGCGGGAAGCGGTTCGGCTACTCCCAGGTTGCCAATGCCGTCTACCTGATACGGAAGGGGACGGTGCCAGCCTCCTTCGCGCTTCCCCTTATGTTCAGGAACATAGCCGCCAACCTCGCAAAGAGCTTTTGGCCCGAGCCATATGTCGACCGGAGGGGCCGCCTCAGGGGCAATGCGCTCGCGATCCTGCACATCGCCACGGGGCGGATCGAACCCGAATACATCCTGAAGATCTGA
- a CDS encoding polysaccharide biosynthesis/export family protein, with translation MWRLLSTAAGISLAIVAACPLPVSAAEYLLGPQDKVRLKVYEWRASRDVIFEWTALNDSFVVGADGTLFLPFVGQIRAEGTAPGDLARAIGDRLMQRMGLGRPPDVAVEIAQYRPFYIVGNVKQPGEFPYRPGLTVLQALGIAGGLPIREDDVSRLEREVISGQGDVGVLALNSVSLLARKARLQSELAGSEEVFFPTELKDRASNETIALAMDQERKIFAIRKDALATQLRSLHELKEFLQQELASLEQQLTFHDKQIELIQKELAGVSNLVQKGLAVAPRELSLEGTVAQMQSDRLAAETSLLRVRQEMSKTDIEILNLSNQHSSEVAESLRETQQQLNEVTSKSDTAVQLLHETQVAAPALLALRQRAKRAKPVFTIVRPKEGGTEELAAQETTLVEPADTVKVEIPLPQSGLDSLPAADASIQAETTTTPSTN, from the coding sequence ATGTGGAGATTGCTTTCGACAGCGGCAGGGATTTCATTGGCGATAGTCGCTGCCTGCCCCCTGCCCGTATCAGCTGCGGAGTACCTCCTTGGGCCGCAGGACAAGGTTAGGCTCAAGGTCTACGAATGGCGCGCATCGCGTGACGTGATCTTCGAGTGGACAGCTCTCAACGACAGCTTCGTTGTCGGTGCAGACGGCACGCTTTTCTTGCCTTTTGTCGGGCAGATACGGGCGGAGGGCACCGCTCCCGGAGATCTCGCCCGCGCCATTGGCGATCGGCTGATGCAGCGCATGGGTCTCGGCCGTCCGCCAGACGTGGCCGTGGAGATTGCCCAATACAGACCGTTCTATATCGTCGGCAATGTCAAGCAACCCGGCGAATTTCCCTATCGACCCGGCCTGACGGTGCTGCAGGCGCTGGGTATCGCCGGGGGGTTGCCGATACGCGAGGATGATGTGTCTCGGCTTGAACGAGAAGTCATCTCTGGCCAAGGCGATGTGGGGGTGCTGGCGCTGAACAGTGTCAGCCTGCTCGCGCGCAAGGCGCGGCTGCAGTCGGAATTGGCTGGCAGCGAGGAGGTCTTCTTCCCCACGGAACTGAAGGACAGGGCTTCGAACGAGACAATCGCGCTGGCAATGGACCAGGAGCGCAAGATTTTCGCTATCCGTAAGGATGCGTTGGCAACCCAACTCCGTTCACTGCACGAACTCAAGGAGTTCCTGCAACAGGAACTGGCCTCGCTCGAGCAGCAGCTGACTTTCCATGACAAACAGATCGAGCTAATTCAAAAGGAACTCGCGGGTGTCTCGAACCTCGTGCAGAAAGGCCTTGCGGTGGCACCGCGGGAACTTTCTCTGGAGGGGACCGTCGCCCAGATGCAGAGTGACAGGTTGGCGGCCGAAACCTCATTGCTGCGGGTCAGGCAAGAGATGAGCAAGACCGACATCGAAATCCTCAACCTCAGCAACCAGCATTCTAGTGAAGTCGCAGAGAGCTTGCGCGAGACACAGCAGCAGCTCAACGAAGTCACCAGCAAATCCGACACCGCGGTGCAGTTGCTGCACGAAACACAAGTTGCGGCCCCCGCTCTGCTGGCCCTCAGGCAGCGCGCCAAAAGGGCCAAGCCGGTCTTCACGATTGTGAGGCCGAAAGAAGGTGGCACGGAAGAGCTTGCGGCCCAAGAGACAACCCTTGTCGAGCCAGCCGATACCGTGAAAGTCGAGATCCCGCTGCCGCAGTCGGGCTTGGATAGCTTACCTGCAGCGGATGCGTCCATTCAGGCGGAAACAACCACTACTCCCAGTACCAACTGA
- a CDS encoding sugar transferase gives MDLIIASTALVLAAPVMILVGLLIKVTGGGPAIFSHTRVGFGGKPFKCYKFRSMVANSEEVLRAYLEANPHARKEWEEKHKIRNDPRVTFFGRLLRKSSLDELPQLINILHGDMSCVGPRPIVADELKRYGEHQEEYLGTRPGLTGLWQVSGRSSMDYDNRVALDSQYVRHWSVWLDIVILLRTIVAVMRVDQAS, from the coding sequence ATGGATCTGATTATAGCGAGCACAGCGCTCGTTCTGGCCGCGCCGGTCATGATCCTCGTTGGCCTGTTGATCAAGGTCACGGGCGGCGGTCCGGCAATATTCTCGCACACCCGTGTCGGCTTCGGTGGGAAGCCATTCAAATGCTATAAATTCCGCTCGATGGTCGCCAACTCAGAGGAAGTTCTGCGGGCCTATCTCGAGGCCAACCCTCACGCCCGCAAGGAGTGGGAGGAGAAGCACAAGATCAGGAATGACCCCCGTGTTACATTCTTCGGGCGACTGCTGCGCAAGTCCAGCCTCGACGAGCTTCCCCAGCTCATCAACATCCTGCATGGTGACATGAGTTGCGTAGGCCCCAGGCCGATCGTCGCCGATGAGCTCAAGCGTTATGGCGAGCACCAGGAAGAATATCTTGGAACGAGGCCGGGCCTAACAGGCCTTTGGCAGGTGAGTGGAAGAAGCAGTATGGACTACGACAACCGCGTCGCGCTGGACAGTCAGTATGTGCGGCACTGGTCGGTCTGGCTCGATATCGTGATCCTGCTCAGGACTATAGTCGCGGTGATGCGCGTCGACCAGGCTTCCTAA
- a CDS encoding GumC family protein, whose translation MNRLFANQWPLATNQQANAEQEFIGLSDITGFLRHYVGTVTACLAAALLVAWFYNATTDPVFTASTQILIEPKLPQHLQEGGEVNLSLDTAQVESQIAVMQSEKIASMVIDQLKLIEDANFNRPQAPVLVERFRKIKDVTVEALGLQKNASLIALWGHLGLGDPQSSAKLTDYQKSRLSMLIFRNGLDVRRVGVSYAIDISFTSADPEGAAKIANATADAFVHEQIDTKAEAAKEGGAWLEKRLQQLRTQMNAAMARAQEFRSRHDYSVGNGPGDGDGINPEPTLEELEVTADTYRKMYESFLQAYTNSVSQQSYPVADARVITAATAPLSPSAPKPKLVLAFAGVAGLIVGIGLSFARHSFDWTIRSPRHIRDNLGIECIGELPPAGKYREFGNVDEVTRYPWSRYSQSLRKLRTEISLAETSHPVRFLGLTAVSNSSQKSSVASNLATLYSMSGLKTLLIDADVRSSTITTRLLGRLSIQATECQDHVQFNIMRAPGRPFDVLPSSVVDAKNLLVPRNMQAVLSDLSASDPAAYQPAAYDIVIVDLPTLVSGADDLIVGSVLDGVVLVAEWGKTHVDTLGELVRILQATRTQILGALLTKARAMTSKHRRVAAAHGSFGSRQNVWGDHT comes from the coding sequence ATGAACCGATTGTTCGCCAACCAATGGCCTTTGGCAACCAATCAACAAGCTAATGCCGAGCAGGAATTTATCGGCCTCTCGGACATAACCGGGTTTCTGAGACATTATGTCGGAACTGTTACGGCCTGTCTTGCTGCGGCTCTCTTAGTCGCATGGTTTTACAATGCGACGACCGACCCGGTTTTTACCGCCAGTACGCAGATCCTGATCGAGCCAAAGCTGCCACAACATCTGCAAGAGGGAGGCGAAGTCAATCTTTCGTTGGATACTGCGCAAGTGGAAAGTCAGATCGCAGTAATGCAATCTGAAAAAATTGCTTCCATGGTCATCGATCAGTTGAAACTGATTGAAGACGCGAATTTCAATCGCCCTCAGGCCCCGGTGCTGGTGGAGAGATTCAGGAAAATAAAGGATGTCACAGTCGAGGCTCTAGGGCTCCAGAAAAATGCCTCGCTGATCGCGCTCTGGGGACATCTCGGTTTAGGCGATCCCCAGTCGTCGGCGAAGCTGACCGACTACCAGAAGTCTCGTCTCAGCATGTTGATCTTTCGTAATGGCCTCGACGTGCGAAGGGTCGGTGTCTCCTACGCGATAGACATATCCTTCACCTCCGCCGATCCCGAGGGCGCCGCCAAGATTGCGAATGCAACGGCTGATGCCTTCGTGCACGAGCAGATCGATACCAAGGCCGAGGCTGCAAAGGAAGGCGGGGCGTGGCTAGAAAAGCGGCTTCAGCAGCTGCGCACCCAGATGAACGCGGCGATGGCGAGAGCACAAGAATTCCGTTCTCGACACGATTACAGCGTGGGTAATGGTCCCGGTGACGGCGACGGAATCAATCCCGAGCCTACCCTCGAAGAACTTGAGGTTACTGCAGACACCTATCGGAAAATGTACGAAAGCTTCCTGCAGGCGTATACGAATTCGGTAAGCCAACAATCATACCCAGTTGCCGATGCAAGAGTGATCACGGCCGCGACAGCACCGCTTTCTCCAAGCGCTCCGAAGCCGAAGCTGGTGCTGGCCTTCGCCGGTGTTGCAGGCCTCATTGTCGGCATTGGTCTCTCTTTCGCGCGGCATTCGTTCGATTGGACCATACGGTCGCCACGTCACATTCGCGACAATCTAGGAATAGAGTGCATCGGAGAATTGCCGCCCGCGGGCAAGTACAGGGAATTCGGGAACGTCGACGAGGTGACCAGATATCCCTGGTCGCGATACAGCCAGAGCCTTAGGAAGCTGCGGACCGAAATCAGCCTTGCAGAAACGAGCCACCCGGTCAGGTTCCTCGGGCTGACCGCTGTTTCGAACAGCAGTCAGAAGAGTTCCGTCGCCAGCAATCTTGCCACGCTTTACTCGATGTCCGGTTTGAAGACGTTGCTGATTGACGCCGACGTTCGGAGCTCGACGATCACTACACGGCTGCTTGGCCGTTTGAGTATCCAAGCCACAGAGTGCCAGGATCATGTCCAGTTCAACATCATGCGTGCTCCGGGGCGGCCATTCGACGTGCTTCCAAGTTCGGTGGTGGATGCCAAGAACCTGCTCGTACCCAGAAACATGCAGGCCGTCCTCTCGGACCTTAGCGCCAGCGACCCGGCAGCCTATCAACCTGCAGCTTACGACATCGTCATCGTCGATCTGCCGACGCTTGTATCTGGGGCGGATGACCTGATCGTGGGATCGGTCCTCGACGGCGTCGTGCTTGTCGCGGAGTGGGGAAAGACGCACGTCGACACGCTAGGGGAACTTGTCAGAATACTGCAAGCCACCAGGACGCAGATACTTGGCGCGCTTCTCACGAAAGCTCGGGCAATGACGTCCAAGCATCGACGCGTGGCGGCCGCACATGGCTCGTTTGGAAGCCGGCAAAACGTGTGGGGCGATCATACCTGA